From the genome of Silurus meridionalis isolate SWU-2019-XX chromosome 20, ASM1480568v1, whole genome shotgun sequence, one region includes:
- the ssbp3a gene encoding single-stranded DNA-binding protein 3a isoform X2: protein MFPKGKSAVAPSDAQAREKLALYVYEYLLHIGAQKSAQTFLSEIRWEKNITLGEPPGFLHSWWCVFWDLYCAAPERRDNCEHSSEAKAFHDYSAAAAPSPVLGNLPPGDGMPGGPMPPGFFQAFMSPRYAGGPRPPIRMSNQPPGGQPLPPNIIDPTRPPGHPNLGPMQRMNMPRGMSPMGPGPQSDPWLSLQTYGGGMRPPNSMGPNMPGVNMGPGTGRPWPNPNNTNTIQYSSSSPGTYVGPPGGGGGGCPPGTPIMPSPADSTNSGENLYTMINSVPPGGNRSNFPLGPDGPMGGMEPHHMNGSLGSGDIDSLAKNSPNNLSSLSNPPGTPRDDGDLGGNFLHTFQNENYSPTMTMSV, encoded by the exons ATGTTCCCCAAAGGGAAAAGCGCGGTGGCGCCGTCGGACGCTCAGGCTCGGGAAAA GTTGGCATTATATGTTTACGAATACCTGTTACACATCGGAGCTCAGAAATCAGCACAGACCTTCTTATCAGAG ATCAGATGGGAAAAGAACATAACATTGGGGGAACCTCCAGGTTTTCTCCACTCGTGGTGGTG TGTCTTCTGGGACCTCTATTGTGCTGCGCCAGAAAGAAGGGACAACTGCGAACACTCGAGTGAAGCCAAGGCTTTCCATGACTAT AGTGCAGCAGCAGCTCCGAGCCCTGTCCTGGGCAACCTGCCACCCGGAGATGGCATGCCAGGAGGCCCGATGCCCCCCGGATTCTTTCAG GCGTTCATGTCCCCGCGTTACGCAGGAGGTCCTCGGCCGCCCATCCGGATGAGTAACCAG CCTCCAGGAGGACAACCTTTACCTCCGAATATAATAGACCCCACACGGCCTCCAG GCCATCCGAATCTGGGACCCATGCAGAGGATGAACATGCCTCGGGGGATGTCACCCATGGGGCCCGGACCACAG TCTGATCCATGGTTATCATTGCAGACTTACGGTGGTGGGATGAGACCTCCAAACTCTATGGGCCCCAACATGCCAGGAGTTAACAT GGGACCAGGAACCGGACGACCATGGCCTAATCCTAATAACACCAACACG ATCCAGTATTCTTCATCGTCTCCCGGCACATACGTG GGGCCACCAGGAGGCGGAGGAGGAGGCTGTCCACCAGGAACTCCCATCATGCCCAGTCCAGCAG ATTCGACTAATTCTGGTGAGAATCTGTACACGATGATAAACTCAGTGCCACCAGGAGGAAACAGGTCCAAT TTCCCGTTAGGTCCTGATGGCCCCATGGGAGGGATGGAGCCTCACCACATGAACGGCTCGTTag GCTCAGGTGATATTGACAGCCTTGCTAAG AATTCTCCCAATAACCTGAGCAGTCTGAGTAATCCGCCCGGCACGCCGAGAGACGACGGCGATTTGGGAGGGAACTTCCTGCACACTTTCCAGAACGAGAAC tatTCCCCAACAATGACCATGAGCGTGTGA
- the ssbp3a gene encoding single-stranded DNA-binding protein 3a isoform X1: MFPKGKSAVAPSDAQAREKLALYVYEYLLHIGAQKSAQTFLSEIRWEKNITLGEPPGFLHSWWCVFWDLYCAAPERRDNCEHSSEAKAFHDYSAAAAPSPVLGNLPPGDGMPGGPMPPGFFQGPTGSQASPHSQPPPNANMMGAHGQAFMSPRYAGGPRPPIRMSNQPPGGQPLPPNIIDPTRPPGHPNLGPMQRMNMPRGMSPMGPGPQSDPWLSLQTYGGGMRPPNSMGPNMPGVNMGPGTGRPWPNPNNTNTIQYSSSSPGTYVGPPGGGGGGCPPGTPIMPSPADSTNSGENLYTMINSVPPGGNRSNFPLGPDGPMGGMEPHHMNGSLGSGDIDSLAKNSPNNLSSLSNPPGTPRDDGDLGGNFLHTFQNENYSPTMTMSV; encoded by the exons ATGTTCCCCAAAGGGAAAAGCGCGGTGGCGCCGTCGGACGCTCAGGCTCGGGAAAA GTTGGCATTATATGTTTACGAATACCTGTTACACATCGGAGCTCAGAAATCAGCACAGACCTTCTTATCAGAG ATCAGATGGGAAAAGAACATAACATTGGGGGAACCTCCAGGTTTTCTCCACTCGTGGTGGTG TGTCTTCTGGGACCTCTATTGTGCTGCGCCAGAAAGAAGGGACAACTGCGAACACTCGAGTGAAGCCAAGGCTTTCCATGACTAT AGTGCAGCAGCAGCTCCGAGCCCTGTCCTGGGCAACCTGCCACCCGGAGATGGCATGCCAGGAGGCCCGATGCCCCCCGGATTCTTTCAG GGTCCGACCGGCTCCCAGGCTTCTCCTCACTCACAGCCTCCACCTAACGCTAACATGATGGGAGCTCACGGCCAG GCGTTCATGTCCCCGCGTTACGCAGGAGGTCCTCGGCCGCCCATCCGGATGAGTAACCAG CCTCCAGGAGGACAACCTTTACCTCCGAATATAATAGACCCCACACGGCCTCCAG GCCATCCGAATCTGGGACCCATGCAGAGGATGAACATGCCTCGGGGGATGTCACCCATGGGGCCCGGACCACAG TCTGATCCATGGTTATCATTGCAGACTTACGGTGGTGGGATGAGACCTCCAAACTCTATGGGCCCCAACATGCCAGGAGTTAACAT GGGACCAGGAACCGGACGACCATGGCCTAATCCTAATAACACCAACACG ATCCAGTATTCTTCATCGTCTCCCGGCACATACGTG GGGCCACCAGGAGGCGGAGGAGGAGGCTGTCCACCAGGAACTCCCATCATGCCCAGTCCAGCAG ATTCGACTAATTCTGGTGAGAATCTGTACACGATGATAAACTCAGTGCCACCAGGAGGAAACAGGTCCAAT TTCCCGTTAGGTCCTGATGGCCCCATGGGAGGGATGGAGCCTCACCACATGAACGGCTCGTTag GCTCAGGTGATATTGACAGCCTTGCTAAG AATTCTCCCAATAACCTGAGCAGTCTGAGTAATCCGCCCGGCACGCCGAGAGACGACGGCGATTTGGGAGGGAACTTCCTGCACACTTTCCAGAACGAGAAC tatTCCCCAACAATGACCATGAGCGTGTGA